From a single Miscanthus floridulus cultivar M001 chromosome 8, ASM1932011v1, whole genome shotgun sequence genomic region:
- the LOC136476029 gene encoding uncharacterized protein isoform X5, protein MGKKKTASKSQASFVDEESSLSLIENQEFVAMRAAQKVWPAPTTSEDQLRELVSDGLIQNKVIAEWRVPGEHRVLALGPGEIVLFVSFVRAGLCLPASVFLHQFLRYFGVSLNHLTPNAVLHLSVFVHLCEAFLGIPPSLSLFRFFFRLKPQPRREETSVLGGCGIQFRQGLKIKFFDYDLVDSVKDWRAEWFYAANLIPSLVVHSGSGPVANDRWDKKLESPAEIQAIQPLLDRISTLKQQGLTGFGIVSSFLRRRVQPLKERGHLGFEYSGAEDSSRMVPALELTGEEVLERLQKMLKGVSVIPPAVPEYSANNPPPAVLGRNFVDPIRFDVLPAVAEAGDHLAGTSVIIPRGPRSVPKRGRMDGSSSGLPVSKKPRKPSTPSAGALVSLAEEEEDDEVPLITRRNRRSGVSSSDALAPTSSEAPGSSSLASSAPSCAAPPVRSSSTAPAPASSVAPLSAVPLPSMGDGDVFAVVVPPARPSLGFARKKVASASSSLISPSTSSLLPAVPTSSEPRDSQHSVDEVAAGASELPGGVAGLVAPEVTVAVAPSSSGDLAPASLEVALVAPASPRPASLSPSFASGGPSLSDDVVQQFDATHRLSELTAAWGSLSTLATSFGEKLQSFSRDHSSFFFSSENERKLSSEVDALKTDLGLLRAELETERQLHQKEEKALRARVVETEKQRDAAVESAKKENKALRVEKQKLSESIDEMKALVRSSHNRAEEVNTHAEEELALARLIRRGADRDLVQAQKTIEGLSGKLATATENWNALWKSFRSVADVLRTSADDGQSWAQFIPRIPTRFQEFAKRCAQVCTKNVLAQVRVLAPEAPLSKIAEEAESQEYLDAVEKMEPEVEDLASRIVDGLNIDLSLSDDNA, encoded by the exons atgggaaagaagaagaccgcaagcaaatctcaggcgagttttgtggacgaggagtcgtcgctttccttgatcgaaaaccaggagttcgtggccatgagggcggctcagaaggtttggccggctccaacaaccagcgaagaccagctgcgcgagctcgttagcgatggcttgatccagaataaagtcatcgctgaatggagagttccgggcgagcatcgggttctggctcttggtcctggtgagattgtcctttttgtctctTTTGTCCGCGCTGGTCTCTGTCTCcctgcttctgtcttccttcatcagtttcttaggtatttcggggttagtttgaaccatctaacccccaatgccgttctccatctttctgtttttgtccatctttgtgaagccttccttggaattcctccttctctatctctttttcgttttttctttcgcctgaaacctcaaccccgccgcgaggaaaccagtgtccttggcggttgcgggattcagtttcgccagggtcttaaaatcaagttttttgattatgacctggtcgattccgtcaaggattggcgcgccgagtggttttacgctgccaatttgatcccttctcttgttgtccactccggatctggtcctgtggcgaACGACCGGTGGGACAAAAAGCTTGAGTCTCCTGCTGAGATTCAGGCGATCCAAcctctccttgataggattagtacgctgaaacagcaaggattgaccggctttggtattgtctcaagttttcttcgccgtcgggttcagcccttgaaagagcggggacatctcggctttgagtattctggggccgaggattctTCGCGCATGgttccagctcttgagctgaccggtgaggaggtactcgagcgtctccagaagatgctgaaaggagtgagcgtcattcctcctgccgtccctgagtactcggccaacaacccgcccccagct GTGCTCGGTcggaactttgttgatccgatccgctttgatgttctccctgctgtggcggaggCTGGGGATCATTTAGCCGGTACTTCtgtaatta tccctcgcggcccTCGCAGCGTCCCGAAGAGGGGacgaatggacgggtcttcatctggcttgcctgtctccaagaagcctcgcaaaccaagtactccttcag cgggtgctctggtttcgctggctgaggaagaagaggatgatgaagttccccttatcacgcggcg taatcggaggtcgggtgtgagttcttccgatgcTCTTGCGCCGACTTCTTCCGAAGCTCCGGGGTCGAGTTCTTTGGCTTCTTCTGCCCCGAGCTGTgctgctcctccggtgcggagttcttccacggctccagctccggcttcttccgtggctccgttgtcggctgtcccgctcccgtcgatGGGtgacggggacgtcttcgccgtcgtggttccccctgcgaggccttctcttggcttcgcaaggAAAAAAGTAGCCAg TGCTTCGTCTTCTTTAATTTctccatcgacttcttctctgcttcccgccgtgccaacgagttctgagcctcgagactcacaacattctgttgatgaagttgcggcgggggcttcagagctacctggcggagttgcgggcttggtcgctccggaggtaaccgTGGCCGTCGCACCGAGTTCTTCTGGggatttggctccggcttccttGGAGGTTGCTCTTGTCGCTCCTGCTTCGCCCCGGCcggcttctctttccccttcttttgcctccggcggcccttctctgtccgatgacgtggtgcaacaattcgatgccactcatcggttatcggagctgaccgcagcctgggggagcttgtcgaccctcgcgacttcttttggtgaaaagctccag tctttttctcgtgatcattccagcttctttttctcatctgaaaatgagaggaagttgtcttcggaggtggacgctctgaaaacCGATCTTGGccttctccgggctgagttggagacggagcgtcagttgcaccaaaaggaggaaaaagcccttcgcgcccgggttgtggagacggagaaacagagagatgctgcggtggagtctgcgaagaaagaaaacaaag ctctccgagttgagaaacagaaactctcggagagtattgatgaaatgaaggcccttgtccgttctagtcataatagagctgaggaggtaaatactcacgctgaggaagaactcgcccttgctaggctgattaggcgtggagctgacagagatcttgtgcaggcccaaaaaaccattgaaggcctatctgggaagctggcgacggctaccgaaaattggaatgccttgtggaaatcttttcgttcggtaGCCGACGTCCTCCGGACTtcggcggatgacgggcaatcttgggcgcagttcattcctcggattccgactcgtttccaagagttcgcgaagaggtgcgcccaagtatgtaccaaaaatgtgctggcccaggtccgggtccttgctccggaGGCACCTCTCTCGAAGATAgcggaagaagctgaaagccaagaatatcttgacgccgttgaaaagatggagcctgaggtcgaagatctagccagtaggattGTAGATGGTCTAAATATCGACCTTTCCCtctctgatgacaatgcctga
- the LOC136476029 gene encoding uncharacterized protein isoform X6 — protein sequence MGKKKTASKSQASFVDEESSLSLIENQEFVAMRAAQKVWPAPTTSEDQLRELVSDGLIQNKVIAEWRVPGEHRVLALGPGEIVLFVSFVRAGLCLPASVFLHQFLRYFGVSLNHLTPNAVLHLSVFVHLCEAFLGIPPSLSLFRFFFRLKPQPRREETSVLGGCGIQFRQGLKIKFFDYDLVDSVKDWRAEWFYAANLIPSLVVHSGSGPVANDRWDKKLESPAEIQAIQPLLDRISTLKQQGLTGFGIVSSFLRRRVQPLKERGHLGFEYSGAEDSSRMVPALELTGEEVLERLQKMLKGVSVIPPAVPEYSANNPPPAVLGRNFVDPIRFDVLPAVAEAGDHLAGTSVISKSQTFTALPGVSFRSDDVYEEYVPRLVPRGPRSVPKRGRMDGSSSGLPVSKKPRKPSTPSGTPVVASMLLAGALVSLAEEEEDDEVPLITRRNRRSGVSSSDALAPTSSEAPGSSSLASSAPSCAAPPVRSSSTAPAPASSVAPLSAVPLPSMGDGDVFAVVVPPARPSLGFARKKVASASSSLISPSTSSLLPAVPTSSEPRDSQHSVDEVAAGASELPGGVAGLVAPEVTVAVAPSSSGDLAPASLEVALVAPASPRPASLSPSFASGGPSLSDDVVQQFDATHRLSELTAAWGSLSTLATSFGEKLQSFSRDHSSFFFSSENERKLSSEVDALKTDLGLLRAELETERQLHQKEEKALRARVVETEKQRDAAVESAKKENKEVLELPPSHDSVRESFNYFSFGYVMHLSS from the exons atgggaaagaagaagaccgcaagcaaatctcaggcgagttttgtggacgaggagtcgtcgctttccttgatcgaaaaccaggagttcgtggccatgagggcggctcagaaggtttggccggctccaacaaccagcgaagaccagctgcgcgagctcgttagcgatggcttgatccagaataaagtcatcgctgaatggagagttccgggcgagcatcgggttctggctcttggtcctggtgagattgtcctttttgtctctTTTGTCCGCGCTGGTCTCTGTCTCcctgcttctgtcttccttcatcagtttcttaggtatttcggggttagtttgaaccatctaacccccaatgccgttctccatctttctgtttttgtccatctttgtgaagccttccttggaattcctccttctctatctctttttcgttttttctttcgcctgaaacctcaaccccgccgcgaggaaaccagtgtccttggcggttgcgggattcagtttcgccagggtcttaaaatcaagttttttgattatgacctggtcgattccgtcaaggattggcgcgccgagtggttttacgctgccaatttgatcccttctcttgttgtccactccggatctggtcctgtggcgaACGACCGGTGGGACAAAAAGCTTGAGTCTCCTGCTGAGATTCAGGCGATCCAAcctctccttgataggattagtacgctgaaacagcaaggattgaccggctttggtattgtctcaagttttcttcgccgtcgggttcagcccttgaaagagcggggacatctcggctttgagtattctggggccgaggattctTCGCGCATGgttccagctcttgagctgaccggtgaggaggtactcgagcgtctccagaagatgctgaaaggagtgagcgtcattcctcctgccgtccctgagtactcggccaacaacccgcccccagct GTGCTCGGTcggaactttgttgatccgatccgctttgatgttctccctgctgtggcggaggCTGGGGATCATTTAGCCGGTACTTCtgtaattagtaagtctcaaacttttacagcccttcctggggtatcTTTCAGATCTGATGATGtgtatgaagagtatgttcctcgtctagtccctcgcggcccTCGCAGCGTCCCGAAGAGGGGacgaatggacgggtcttcatctggcttgcctgtctccaagaagcctcgcaaaccaagtactccttcaggtactccagttgttgctagcatgctcttag cgggtgctctggtttcgctggctgaggaagaagaggatgatgaagttccccttatcacgcggcg taatcggaggtcgggtgtgagttcttccgatgcTCTTGCGCCGACTTCTTCCGAAGCTCCGGGGTCGAGTTCTTTGGCTTCTTCTGCCCCGAGCTGTgctgctcctccggtgcggagttcttccacggctccagctccggcttcttccgtggctccgttgtcggctgtcccgctcccgtcgatGGGtgacggggacgtcttcgccgtcgtggttccccctgcgaggccttctcttggcttcgcaaggAAAAAAGTAGCCAg TGCTTCGTCTTCTTTAATTTctccatcgacttcttctctgcttcccgccgtgccaacgagttctgagcctcgagactcacaacattctgttgatgaagttgcggcgggggcttcagagctacctggcggagttgcgggcttggtcgctccggaggtaaccgTGGCCGTCGCACCGAGTTCTTCTGGggatttggctccggcttccttGGAGGTTGCTCTTGTCGCTCCTGCTTCGCCCCGGCcggcttctctttccccttcttttgcctccggcggcccttctctgtccgatgacgtggtgcaacaattcgatgccactcatcggttatcggagctgaccgcagcctgggggagcttgtcgaccctcgcgacttcttttggtgaaaagctccag tctttttctcgtgatcattccagcttctttttctcatctgaaaatgagaggaagttgtcttcggaggtggacgctctgaaaacCGATCTTGGccttctccgggctgagttggagacggagcgtcagttgcaccaaaaggaggaaaaagcccttcgcgcccgggttgtggagacggagaaacagagagatgctgcggtggagtctgcgaagaaagaaaacaaag aagtcttggaattgccacctagccatgattccgtgagagaaagcttcaattacttctcgttcggttatgtcatgcacttgagctcgtag
- the LOC136476029 gene encoding uncharacterized protein isoform X2 produces the protein MGKKKTASKSQASFVDEESSLSLIENQEFVAMRAAQKVWPAPTTSEDQLRELVSDGLIQNKVIAEWRVPGEHRVLALGPGEIVLFVSFVRAGLCLPASVFLHQFLRYFGVSLNHLTPNAVLHLSVFVHLCEAFLGIPPSLSLFRFFFRLKPQPRREETSVLGGCGIQFRQGLKIKFFDYDLVDSVKDWRAEWFYAANLIPSLVVHSGSGPVANDRWDKKLESPAEIQAIQPLLDRISTLKQQGLTGFGIVSSFLRRRVQPLKERGHLGFEYSGAEDSSRMVPALELTGEEVLERLQKMLKGVSVIPPAVPEYSANNPPPAVLGRNFVDPIRFDVLPAVAEAGDHLAGTSVISKSQTFTALPGVSFRSDDVYEEYVPRLVPRGPRSVPKRGRMDGSSSGLPVSKKPRKPSTPSAGALVSLAEEEEDDEVPLITRRNRRSGVSSSDALAPTSSEAPGSSSLASSAPSCAAPPVRSSSTAPAPASSVAPLSAVPLPSMGDGDVFAVVVPPARPSLGFARKKVASASSSLISPSTSSLLPAVPTSSEPRDSQHSVDEVAAGASELPGGVAGLVAPEVTVAVAPSSSGDLAPASLEVALVAPASPRPASLSPSFASGGPSLSDDVVQQFDATHRLSELTAAWGSLSTLATSFGEKLQSFSRDHSSFFFSSENERKLSSEVDALKTDLGLLRAELETERQLHQKEEKALRARVVETEKQRDAAVESAKKENKALRVEKQKLSESIDEMKALVRSSHNRAEEVNTHAEEELALARLIRRGADRDLVQAQKTIEGLSGKLATATENWNALWKSFRSVADVLRTSADDGQSWAQFIPRIPTRFQEFAKRCAQVCTKNVLAQVRVLAPEAPLSKIAEEAESQEYLDAVEKMEPEVEDLASRIVDGLNIDLSLSDDNA, from the exons atgggaaagaagaagaccgcaagcaaatctcaggcgagttttgtggacgaggagtcgtcgctttccttgatcgaaaaccaggagttcgtggccatgagggcggctcagaaggtttggccggctccaacaaccagcgaagaccagctgcgcgagctcgttagcgatggcttgatccagaataaagtcatcgctgaatggagagttccgggcgagcatcgggttctggctcttggtcctggtgagattgtcctttttgtctctTTTGTCCGCGCTGGTCTCTGTCTCcctgcttctgtcttccttcatcagtttcttaggtatttcggggttagtttgaaccatctaacccccaatgccgttctccatctttctgtttttgtccatctttgtgaagccttccttggaattcctccttctctatctctttttcgttttttctttcgcctgaaacctcaaccccgccgcgaggaaaccagtgtccttggcggttgcgggattcagtttcgccagggtcttaaaatcaagttttttgattatgacctggtcgattccgtcaaggattggcgcgccgagtggttttacgctgccaatttgatcccttctcttgttgtccactccggatctggtcctgtggcgaACGACCGGTGGGACAAAAAGCTTGAGTCTCCTGCTGAGATTCAGGCGATCCAAcctctccttgataggattagtacgctgaaacagcaaggattgaccggctttggtattgtctcaagttttcttcgccgtcgggttcagcccttgaaagagcggggacatctcggctttgagtattctggggccgaggattctTCGCGCATGgttccagctcttgagctgaccggtgaggaggtactcgagcgtctccagaagatgctgaaaggagtgagcgtcattcctcctgccgtccctgagtactcggccaacaacccgcccccagct GTGCTCGGTcggaactttgttgatccgatccgctttgatgttctccctgctgtggcggaggCTGGGGATCATTTAGCCGGTACTTCtgtaattagtaagtctcaaacttttacagcccttcctggggtatcTTTCAGATCTGATGATGtgtatgaagagtatgttcctcgtctagtccctcgcggcccTCGCAGCGTCCCGAAGAGGGGacgaatggacgggtcttcatctggcttgcctgtctccaagaagcctcgcaaaccaagtactccttcag cgggtgctctggtttcgctggctgaggaagaagaggatgatgaagttccccttatcacgcggcg taatcggaggtcgggtgtgagttcttccgatgcTCTTGCGCCGACTTCTTCCGAAGCTCCGGGGTCGAGTTCTTTGGCTTCTTCTGCCCCGAGCTGTgctgctcctccggtgcggagttcttccacggctccagctccggcttcttccgtggctccgttgtcggctgtcccgctcccgtcgatGGGtgacggggacgtcttcgccgtcgtggttccccctgcgaggccttctcttggcttcgcaaggAAAAAAGTAGCCAg TGCTTCGTCTTCTTTAATTTctccatcgacttcttctctgcttcccgccgtgccaacgagttctgagcctcgagactcacaacattctgttgatgaagttgcggcgggggcttcagagctacctggcggagttgcgggcttggtcgctccggaggtaaccgTGGCCGTCGCACCGAGTTCTTCTGGggatttggctccggcttccttGGAGGTTGCTCTTGTCGCTCCTGCTTCGCCCCGGCcggcttctctttccccttcttttgcctccggcggcccttctctgtccgatgacgtggtgcaacaattcgatgccactcatcggttatcggagctgaccgcagcctgggggagcttgtcgaccctcgcgacttcttttggtgaaaagctccag tctttttctcgtgatcattccagcttctttttctcatctgaaaatgagaggaagttgtcttcggaggtggacgctctgaaaacCGATCTTGGccttctccgggctgagttggagacggagcgtcagttgcaccaaaaggaggaaaaagcccttcgcgcccgggttgtggagacggagaaacagagagatgctgcggtggagtctgcgaagaaagaaaacaaag ctctccgagttgagaaacagaaactctcggagagtattgatgaaatgaaggcccttgtccgttctagtcataatagagctgaggaggtaaatactcacgctgaggaagaactcgcccttgctaggctgattaggcgtggagctgacagagatcttgtgcaggcccaaaaaaccattgaaggcctatctgggaagctggcgacggctaccgaaaattggaatgccttgtggaaatcttttcgttcggtaGCCGACGTCCTCCGGACTtcggcggatgacgggcaatcttgggcgcagttcattcctcggattccgactcgtttccaagagttcgcgaagaggtgcgcccaagtatgtaccaaaaatgtgctggcccaggtccgggtccttgctccggaGGCACCTCTCTCGAAGATAgcggaagaagctgaaagccaagaatatcttgacgccgttgaaaagatggagcctgaggtcgaagatctagccagtaggattGTAGATGGTCTAAATATCGACCTTTCCCtctctgatgacaatgcctga
- the LOC136476029 gene encoding uncharacterized protein isoform X3 yields MGKKKTASKSQASFVDEESSLSLIENQEFVAMRAAQKVWPAPTTSEDQLRELVSDGLIQNKVIAEWRVPGEHRVLALGPGEIVLFVSFVRAGLCLPASVFLHQFLRYFGVSLNHLTPNAVLHLSVFVHLCEAFLGIPPSLSLFRFFFRLKPQPRREETSVLGGCGIQFRQGLKIKFFDYDLVDSVKDWRAEWFYAANLIPSLVVHSGSGPVANDRWDKKLESPAEIQAIQPLLDRISTLKQQGLTGFGIVSSFLRRRVQPLKERGHLGFEYSGAEDSSRMVPALELTGEEVLERLQKMLKGVSVIPPAVPEYSANNPPPAVLGRNFVDPIRFDVLPAVAEAGDHLAGTSVISKSQTFTALPGVSFRSDDVYEEYVPRLVPRGPRSVPKRGRMDGSSSGLPVSKKPRKPSTPSGTPVVASMLLAGALVSLAEEEEDDEVPLITRRNRRSGVSSSDALAPTSSEAPGSSSLASSAPSCAAPPVRSSSTAPAPASSVAPLSAVPLPSMGDGDVFAVVVPPARPSLGFARKKVASASSSLISPSTSSLLPAVPTSSEPRDSQHSVDEVAAGASELPGGVAGLVAPEVTVAVAPSSSGDLAPASLEVALVAPASPRPASLSPSFASGGPSLSDDVVQQFDATHRLSELTAAWGSLSTLATSFGEKLQSFSRDHSSFFFSSENERKLSSEVDALKTDLGLLRAELETERQLHQKEEKALRARVVETEKQRDAAVESAKKENKALRVEKQKLSESIDEMKALVRSSHNRAEEAQKTIEGLSGKLATATENWNALWKSFRSVADVLRTSADDGQSWAQFIPRIPTRFQEFAKRCAQVCTKNVLAQVRVLAPEAPLSKIAEEAESQEYLDAVEKMEPEVEDLASRIVDGLNIDLSLSDDNA; encoded by the exons atgggaaagaagaagaccgcaagcaaatctcaggcgagttttgtggacgaggagtcgtcgctttccttgatcgaaaaccaggagttcgtggccatgagggcggctcagaaggtttggccggctccaacaaccagcgaagaccagctgcgcgagctcgttagcgatggcttgatccagaataaagtcatcgctgaatggagagttccgggcgagcatcgggttctggctcttggtcctggtgagattgtcctttttgtctctTTTGTCCGCGCTGGTCTCTGTCTCcctgcttctgtcttccttcatcagtttcttaggtatttcggggttagtttgaaccatctaacccccaatgccgttctccatctttctgtttttgtccatctttgtgaagccttccttggaattcctccttctctatctctttttcgttttttctttcgcctgaaacctcaaccccgccgcgaggaaaccagtgtccttggcggttgcgggattcagtttcgccagggtcttaaaatcaagttttttgattatgacctggtcgattccgtcaaggattggcgcgccgagtggttttacgctgccaatttgatcccttctcttgttgtccactccggatctggtcctgtggcgaACGACCGGTGGGACAAAAAGCTTGAGTCTCCTGCTGAGATTCAGGCGATCCAAcctctccttgataggattagtacgctgaaacagcaaggattgaccggctttggtattgtctcaagttttcttcgccgtcgggttcagcccttgaaagagcggggacatctcggctttgagtattctggggccgaggattctTCGCGCATGgttccagctcttgagctgaccggtgaggaggtactcgagcgtctccagaagatgctgaaaggagtgagcgtcattcctcctgccgtccctgagtactcggccaacaacccgcccccagct GTGCTCGGTcggaactttgttgatccgatccgctttgatgttctccctgctgtggcggaggCTGGGGATCATTTAGCCGGTACTTCtgtaattagtaagtctcaaacttttacagcccttcctggggtatcTTTCAGATCTGATGATGtgtatgaagagtatgttcctcgtctagtccctcgcggcccTCGCAGCGTCCCGAAGAGGGGacgaatggacgggtcttcatctggcttgcctgtctccaagaagcctcgcaaaccaagtactccttcaggtactccagttgttgctagcatgctcttag cgggtgctctggtttcgctggctgaggaagaagaggatgatgaagttccccttatcacgcggcg taatcggaggtcgggtgtgagttcttccgatgcTCTTGCGCCGACTTCTTCCGAAGCTCCGGGGTCGAGTTCTTTGGCTTCTTCTGCCCCGAGCTGTgctgctcctccggtgcggagttcttccacggctccagctccggcttcttccgtggctccgttgtcggctgtcccgctcccgtcgatGGGtgacggggacgtcttcgccgtcgtggttccccctgcgaggccttctcttggcttcgcaaggAAAAAAGTAGCCAg TGCTTCGTCTTCTTTAATTTctccatcgacttcttctctgcttcccgccgtgccaacgagttctgagcctcgagactcacaacattctgttgatgaagttgcggcgggggcttcagagctacctggcggagttgcgggcttggtcgctccggaggtaaccgTGGCCGTCGCACCGAGTTCTTCTGGggatttggctccggcttccttGGAGGTTGCTCTTGTCGCTCCTGCTTCGCCCCGGCcggcttctctttccccttcttttgcctccggcggcccttctctgtccgatgacgtggtgcaacaattcgatgccactcatcggttatcggagctgaccgcagcctgggggagcttgtcgaccctcgcgacttcttttggtgaaaagctccag tctttttctcgtgatcattccagcttctttttctcatctgaaaatgagaggaagttgtcttcggaggtggacgctctgaaaacCGATCTTGGccttctccgggctgagttggagacggagcgtcagttgcaccaaaaggaggaaaaagcccttcgcgcccgggttgtggagacggagaaacagagagatgctgcggtggagtctgcgaagaaagaaaacaaag ctctccgagttgagaaacagaaactctcggagagtattgatgaaatgaaggcccttgtccgttctagtcataatagagctgaggag gcccaaaaaaccattgaaggcctatctgggaagctggcgacggctaccgaaaattggaatgccttgtggaaatcttttcgttcggtaGCCGACGTCCTCCGGACTtcggcggatgacgggcaatcttgggcgcagttcattcctcggattccgactcgtttccaagagttcgcgaagaggtgcgcccaagtatgtaccaaaaatgtgctggcccaggtccgggtccttgctccggaGGCACCTCTCTCGAAGATAgcggaagaagctgaaagccaagaatatcttgacgccgttgaaaagatggagcctgaggtcgaagatctagccagtaggattGTAGATGGTCTAAATATCGACCTTTCCCtctctgatgacaatgcctga